Proteins from one Setaria italica strain Yugu1 chromosome V, Setaria_italica_v2.0, whole genome shotgun sequence genomic window:
- the LOC101774608 gene encoding protein ZINC INDUCED FACILITATOR-LIKE 1 isoform X2, translated as MTGTRVGGGGGAPLLVGDGVAPPWRERCPGCRQQRRVQATDRIPYADFLYIWIACLCAALPIQSLFPYLYFMIRDLKVAKEEQDIGFYAGFVGATYFLGRTISAVPWGMFADKYGRKPCIVISILSVVVFNTLFGLSTTYWMAIVTRGLLGLLCGILGPIKAYASEVCRKEHQALGISLVTSSRAIALVIGPAIGGFLAQPAKKYPNLFSEESIFGRFPYFLPCFVISVLAAGSCIACIWLPETLHFHNDDKVEAIDELEAQAGDSKLEAGNAKESRGESTKSLLKNWQLMSAVTLYCIFSLHDTAYLEIFSLWSVSSRKFRGLSLTSQDVGTVLAISGFGILVYQLAIYPFLAKYFGPIKPFRPAAVLSILLLATYPFMANLQGLELKILLNIASLLKNMFAATITVACNILQNTAVTQEQRGVANGISVTLMSMFKAVAPAAAGILFSWAQKHLSGLFLPGDQILFLMLNMVSVIGLVLTFKPFLSLSNVMRRS; from the exons ATGACCGGCACccgtgtcggcggcggcgggggcgcgccgCTGCTCGTCGGGGACGGGGtggcgccgccgtggcgcgAGCGCTGCCCCGGGTGCCGGCAGCAGAGGAGGGTGCAGGCCACTGACCGGATACCGTACGCGGACTTCCTCTACATCTGGATCGCCTGCCTATGCGCCG CTCTGCCGATCCAGTCACTGTTCCCTTATCTGTACTTCATG ATCAGGGACTTGAAAGTCGCAAAAGAAGAGCAAGACATTGGGTTCTATGCTGGTTTTGTTG GGGCAACTTATTTCCTTGGAAGAACCATCAGTGCTGTGCCATGGGGCATGTTTGCTGACAAGTACGGGAGGAAGCCATGCATCGTGATCAGCATCCTCTCTGT GGTTGTGTTTAACACACTCTTTGGCCTGAGTACAACTTACTGGATGGCAATTGTAACTAGGGGATTACTTGGATTGCTCTGTGGCATACTGGGACCAATCAAG GCCTATGCTTCAGAAGTCTGCAGGAAAGAGCACCAAGCTCTAGGAATCTCTCTT GTTACATCATCACGAGCGATCGCCCTTGTTATTGGACCTGCTATTGGAGGCTTTCTTGCACAG CCTGCGAAAAAGTACCCAAATCTTTTCTCTGAAGAGTCCATATTTGGGAG GTTTCCATACTTCCTCCCTTGCTTCGTCATATCGGTACTAGCAGCAGGATCTTGTATTGCATGCATTTGGCTTCCG GAAACACTGCACTTTCACAATGATGACAAAGTAGAAgctattgatgaactggaggcACAAGCTGGTGACTCCAAGTTAGAAGCTGGAAATGCTAAAGAATCTAGAGGTGAATCTACAAAGAGTCTGCTAAAAAACTGGCAATTGATGTCAGCAGTAACCCTCTACTGTATCTTTTCTCTCCATGACACAGCTTATCTTGAG ATATTTTCACTTTGGTCAGTTAGCAGCAGAAAATTTCGGGGCCTGAGTTTGACATCCCAGGATGTTGGAACTGTGCTGGCCATCTCAG GTTTTGGTATTCTGGTATATCAACTTGcaatttatcctttccttgccAAGTATTTTGGACCAATCAAACCATTTCGTCCTGCAGCG GTCTTATCCATACTTCTCCTTGCAACATATCCCTTCATGGCCAACCTACAAGGGCTGGAGCTCAAGATACTTCTCAACATAGCATCGCTTTTGAAGAACATGTTTGCT GCTACTATCACTGTTGCGTGCAACATTCTGCAAAACACTGCAGTG ACACAAGAACAGAGAGGGGTTGCAAATGGCATCTCTGTGACTCTGATGTCAATGTTCAAAGCTGtagctccagcagcagcaggaattCT GTTTTCATGGGCTCAGAAGCACTTAAGTGGACTGTTCTTACCAG GTGATCAGATCCTGTTCCTGATGCTAAACATGGTATCCGTTATTGGTTTAGTTCTGACGTTCAAGCCATTTCTCTCTCTGTCAAATGTGATGAGGCGTTCGTAA
- the LOC101774608 gene encoding protein ZINC INDUCED FACILITATOR-LIKE 1 isoform X3, with the protein MAGGEDGTAAAPLLAAAGERRCREGCPGCRVEEANKARAGIPYRNFLYIWVVCLVAALPIQSLFPYLYFMIRDLKVAKEEQDIGFYAGFVGATYFLGRTISAVPWGMFADKYGRKPCIVISILSVVVFNTLFGLSTTYWMAIVTRGLLGLLCGILGPIKAYASEVCRKEHQALGISLVTSSRAIALVIGPAIGGFLAQPAKKYPNLFSEESIFGRFPYFLPCFVISVLAAGSCIACIWLPETLHFHNDDKVEAIDELEAQAGDSKLEAGNAKESRGESTKSLLKNWQLMSAVTLYCIFSLHDTAYLEIFSLWSVSSRKFRGLSLTSQDVGTVLAISGFGILVYQLAIYPFLAKYFGPIKPFRPAAVLSILLLATYPFMANLQGLELKILLNIASLLKNMFAATITVACNILQNTAVTQEQRGVANGISVTLMSMFKAVAPAAAGILFSWAQKHLSGLFLPGDQILFLMLNMVSVIGLVLTFKPFLSLSNVMRRS; encoded by the exons atggccggcggcgaggacggtacagcggcggcgccgctgctggcggcggcgggggagaggaggTGCCGCGAGGGGTGCCCCGGGTGCCGGGTGGAGGAGGCGAACAAGGCCAGGGCCGGCATCCCCTACCGCAACTTCCTGTACATCTGGGTCGTCTGCCTCGTGGCCG CTCTGCCGATCCAGTCACTGTTCCCTTATCTGTACTTCATG ATCAGGGACTTGAAAGTCGCAAAAGAAGAGCAAGACATTGGGTTCTATGCTGGTTTTGTTG GGGCAACTTATTTCCTTGGAAGAACCATCAGTGCTGTGCCATGGGGCATGTTTGCTGACAAGTACGGGAGGAAGCCATGCATCGTGATCAGCATCCTCTCTGT GGTTGTGTTTAACACACTCTTTGGCCTGAGTACAACTTACTGGATGGCAATTGTAACTAGGGGATTACTTGGATTGCTCTGTGGCATACTGGGACCAATCAAG GCCTATGCTTCAGAAGTCTGCAGGAAAGAGCACCAAGCTCTAGGAATCTCTCTT GTTACATCATCACGAGCGATCGCCCTTGTTATTGGACCTGCTATTGGAGGCTTTCTTGCACAG CCTGCGAAAAAGTACCCAAATCTTTTCTCTGAAGAGTCCATATTTGGGAG GTTTCCATACTTCCTCCCTTGCTTCGTCATATCGGTACTAGCAGCAGGATCTTGTATTGCATGCATTTGGCTTCCG GAAACACTGCACTTTCACAATGATGACAAAGTAGAAgctattgatgaactggaggcACAAGCTGGTGACTCCAAGTTAGAAGCTGGAAATGCTAAAGAATCTAGAGGTGAATCTACAAAGAGTCTGCTAAAAAACTGGCAATTGATGTCAGCAGTAACCCTCTACTGTATCTTTTCTCTCCATGACACAGCTTATCTTGAG ATATTTTCACTTTGGTCAGTTAGCAGCAGAAAATTTCGGGGCCTGAGTTTGACATCCCAGGATGTTGGAACTGTGCTGGCCATCTCAG GTTTTGGTATTCTGGTATATCAACTTGcaatttatcctttccttgccAAGTATTTTGGACCAATCAAACCATTTCGTCCTGCAGCG GTCTTATCCATACTTCTCCTTGCAACATATCCCTTCATGGCCAACCTACAAGGGCTGGAGCTCAAGATACTTCTCAACATAGCATCGCTTTTGAAGAACATGTTTGCT GCTACTATCACTGTTGCGTGCAACATTCTGCAAAACACTGCAGTG ACACAAGAACAGAGAGGGGTTGCAAATGGCATCTCTGTGACTCTGATGTCAATGTTCAAAGCTGtagctccagcagcagcaggaattCT GTTTTCATGGGCTCAGAAGCACTTAAGTGGACTGTTCTTACCAG GTGATCAGATCCTGTTCCTGATGCTAAACATGGTATCCGTTATTGGTTTAGTTCTGACGTTCAAGCCATTTCTCTCTCTGTCAAATGTGATGAGGCGTTCGTAA